The following proteins are co-located in the Solea solea chromosome 21, fSolSol10.1, whole genome shotgun sequence genome:
- the si:ch211-234p6.5 gene encoding pleckstrin homology domain-containing family A member 7 isoform X1: MELQVTSRQAQLFRMEDPERVSQASSVATISYFPVRKESLGKVQAFGKRCQAAKRDPNCPVVIRGWLNKKDSSGLKLWKRRWFVLSNYCLFYYKDSREESVLGSIPLPSYKILLCSPRECKNRKFTFKVVHQGMRSYFFSADTQEDMLGWVRALSQSAAMDPESSMNRRCTSYQDFTQIRGSSESVDFPKAPSDGEGPAQKHRHVSRTLSEPSQLSGGRMGESQRGRRRARHRNSSPSDRTPSPPEFRRRAYAPHLEEDCDQNTPLTHMELMGMGSLTSRGHLGSRPHTPVGRVDIRPHDDLVLMPQTLYYTPSSPKLEFKSTPTTPGSERWQNLNKPTATYGSVHHPPSGRRLAKRCSAGAQTDLLPPLPPLSRAAHAPHPPHHHHHHHHHRSHVSVCVLPPAMAPKPDPRETPPIRPLESDADTVLTRLCGCDKLLQSLSVELAQLQMDKDSVQCALEVSRLQLDEWQSQGPRALDEALTHKALLQEDLVTIRARMCDVSLEMERVWSQYERMESELSVIRSHLQHICNFGMPQDQSQAQRELWMMEDILAGLKVNRDHFRFLLGLQRHHMFQSTAPHSVSPGSPAERQHSDLTTDVEQEPPVRPALPRELLQSQDRGHGYTESPYEGFYSPSVEAAQRRGRSHTDRRDASESQPDSSWNQPDTTKNIRMSEEEQIERMKRNQERLSHHKKPPIPAASAQSQGSEPREAPFPLRVTRVVTAVLPSSLVARRVSVEDPPAELDNSLPEQIPPEQSKTILNKLPRHLLLESPDNNWSSAAETHQDQPVKKTSRQQYPGALRSPKKKSRPDVRRAESTESSRYARVENGRISRDVMAAEQPSAPLTSDMDLELCLTPEQREAKLRRVKRIRERVIQSAVRESVTTCSQVATGEEGQEVPQMPPDKVRKQRIKSDSEKQPSVGGCENCEDNTRGPAQLQLSSGTSQDEDDRDGPVKKSQSQCKFGDKTKHNKDCSGRTGVAKARVKRPVSPYHISSMTVYQKDGGKGFVSCKVEEEKTLEEPSTDDSEAQSTSSDLRAKWFLSTNHWQGFIPLQMHGIESLCGEEMTDREQQPACSDDATDSGEMSSTVCESLEKMKENHSLFYKIACDISISDTDITKNDGNTNVQSPCGPEEEELLITEYVADDAERRPDHESSLCLPSDVNESSISTDDKFQSSTVGIQSKAAFNTSPAKETHVLGKIQQKEREDTTRKESLLKAVGALVDVDSEETLDEYVKGKEQGLEKESEDVKMDQERCELPKESHRPSEENKETVQEQCNNNSSITPSSSVYKGKGIIRSASFGKARVTVIRTSL, encoded by the exons ATGGAGCTCCAAGTGACCAGCAGGCAAGCGCAGTTATTCAG GATGGAGGATCCGGAGAGAGTGAGCCAAGCTTCCAGTGTGGCCACAATTTCCTACTTTCCAGTCAGGAAG GAAAGTCTTGGAAAGGTGCAAGCATTTGGAAAAAGATGCCAGGCTGCCAAGAGAGACCCAAACTGCCCTGTAGTCATCAGAGGATGGCTAAACAAAAAG GATAGTTCTGGTTTAAAGCTTTGGAAGAGACGGTGGTTTGTCCTCTCCAACTATTGTCTGTTTTACTATAAAG acagcagagaggagtCTGTGCTCGGCAGCATTCCACTCCCGAGCTACAAAATCCTGCTCTGCTCACCACGAGAATGCAAGAACAGGAAGTTCACCTTCAAG GTGGTGCACCAGGGAATGCGCTCCTATTTCTTCAGCGCTGACACTCAGGAGGATATGCTGGGTTGGGTCCGAGCCCTTAGCCAGTCGGCTGCCATGGACCCAGAGAGCTCCATGAACAG GCGCTGCACCAGTTATCAGGATTTCACACAAATCCGCggcagcagtgaatcagtgGACTTCCCCAAAGCCCCCTCGGATGGAGAGGGTCCCGCCCAGAAACACAGGCACGTCAGCAGGACTCTGAGTGAACCCAGTCAGCTCTCTGGCGGAAGGATGGGGGAGTCGCAAAGGGGGAGGCGGAGAGCGCGTCACAGAAACAGCAG CCCTTCAGACAGAACACCCAGTCCTCCTGAATTTAGAAGAAGAGCGTATGCTCCACATCTAGAGGAGGATTGTGACCAGAACACACCGCTCACACATATGGAGTTGATGGGAATGGGTTCTCTGACCTCCAGAGGTCATCTGGGGTCACGACCTCATACACCAGTGGGACGGGTTGACATTCGACCTCACGATGACCTGGTCTTGATGCCACAGACTCTATACTACACACCCTCCTCACCTAAGCTGGAGTTCAAATCCACTCCGACTACTCCAGGCTCAGAAAGGTGGCAAAACCTAAACAAG CCCACAGCCACATATGGTTCAGTTCATCATCCCCCGAGTGGAAGAAGACTAGCAAAG CGCTGCTCTGCAGGAGCACAGACAGACTTACTGCCCCCTTTGCCTCCCTTATCGAGGGCTGCGCACGCTCCGCACCCAccgcaccaccaccaccatcaccaccaccaccgcagccatgtatctgtctgtgtgctACCGCCTGCAATG GCCCCAAAGCCTGACCCAAGGGAAACGCCACCAATCAGACCTCTTGAAAGTGATGCAGAT ACTGTGTTGACCAGGTTATGTGGGTGTGATAAGCTGCTACAGTCACTGTCCGTGGAACTGGCCCAGCTACAGATGGATAAG GATAGTGTCCAGTGTGCTTTAGAGGTGTCCAGACTGCAGCTGGACGAGTGGCAGAGCCAGGGGCCGCGGGCCCTGGATGAAGCGCTGACCCATAAGGCTTTGCTCCAGGAAGACCTGGTCACAATCCGAGCGAGAATGTGTGACGTGTCAttg GAAATGGAGAGGGTGTGGAGTCAATATGAGAGAATGGAGAGTGAACTTTCTGTTATACGCTCACACCTTCAGCATATCTGTAACTTTGGAATGCCTCAG GATCAATCTCAGGCTCAGAGAGAACTGTGGATGATGGAGGACATCTTGGCTGGACTGAAGGTCAACAGGGATCATTTCCGATTTTTGCTGGGACTACAGAGACACCACA TGTTCCAGTCAACAGCGCCACATTCTGTGTCTCCTGGCTCGCCCGCAGAGAGGCAACACAGTGACCTGACGACG GATGTGGAACAGGAGCCACCAGTTCGCCCAGCATTACCCCGGGAGCTCCTGCAGAGCCAGGACCGAGGCCATGGCTACACTGAGTCACCATATGAG GGATTCTACAGCCCCTCTGTTGAGGCTGCacaaagaagagggagaagcCACACTGACCGGAGAGATGCATCCG AATCTCAGCCTGACTCCAGCTGGAACCAACCAGACACAACCAAG AACATAAGGATGAGTGAAGAAGAGCAGATTGAGAGGATGAAGAGAAATCAAGAGCGGTTGAGTCATCACAAGAAGCCTCCCATACCTGCTGCCAGTGCTCAGAGTCAAGGTTCAGAACCACGAGAG GCTCCCTTTCCTTTAAGGGTGACCCGTGTTGTAACGGCAGTGCTGCCGTCCTCTCTCGTGGCCCGCCGTGTTTCTGTCGAGGATCCTCCGGCTGAGCTTGATAATTCCCTGCCTGAGCAGATCCCACCAGAGCAGAGTAAAACAATTTTGAATAAGCTGCCTCGGCATCTACTGCTGGAGAGTCCTGATAATAActggtcctctgctgcagaAACGCACCAGGATCAGCCGGTTAAAAAGACGAGCAGGCAGCAGTATCCGGGAGCACTGAGGTCTCCCAAGAAGAAGTCAAGGCCAGACGTGAGGAGAGCAGAGTCCACCGAGTCCTCGAGATACGCACGTGTAGAGAATGGAAGAATAAGCCGAGACGTTATG GCGGCGGAACAACCCTCTGCCCCCCTGACATCTGACATGGACCTGGAACTCTGTCTGACCCCCGAGCAGCGAGAGGCCAAACTCCGACGTGTGAAACGAATAAGGGAGAGGGTCATACAAAG tgCAGTCAGAGAGAGTGTAACTACATGCAGTCAAGTGGCAACAGGGGAGGAGGGGCAGGAAGTTCCCCAGATGCCTCCTGACAAAGTAAGAAAGCAAAGGATAAAATCAG ATTCTGAAAAGCAACCATCTGTTGGTGGCTGTGAAAACTGCGAGGACAACACGAGAGGTCCTGCACAGCTTCAGCTTTCTAGTGGAACATCTCAGGATGAAGATGACAGAGATGGACCTGTGAAAAAATCTCAAAGTCAGTGCAagtttggggacaaaacaaaacacaataaggATTGCAGTGGAAGAACAGGTGTTGCCAAAGCGAGAGTCAAGCGTCCGGTGTCACCCTATCATATCTCATCCATGACTGTCTACCAAAAAGATGGAGGCAAAGGATTTGTAAGTTGCAAGGTTGAGGAGGAGAAAACCCTTGAAGAACCTTCTACTGATGATAGTGAAGCGCAGTCCACGTCTTCTGATCTGAGGGCCAAGTGGTTCCTTTCCACCAATCATTGGCAGGGCTTCATACCTTTGCAGATGCATGGCATAGAGTCACTGTGCGGTGAGGAGATGACCGACAGGGAACAGCAGCCAGCGTGCTCTGATGATGCGACTGATTCCGGTGAAATGTCATCCACGGTGTGTGAAAGTttagagaaaatgaaagagaacCATTCCCTCTTCTATAAGATCGCATGCGACATCAGCATCTCCGATACAGATATAACAAAGAACGATGGGAATACTAATGTCCAGTCGCCATGTGGGCCAGAGGAGGAAGAACTGTTGATAACTGAATATGTTGCAGATGATGCGGAGAGACGGCCTGACCATGAGAGCAGCCTGTGTTTGCCATCAGACGTTAATGAAAGCAGTATCTCAACAGATGACAAATTCCAGAGTTCAACAGTGGGAATCCAGAGCAAAGCAGCATTCAACACCAGTCCAGCAAAAGAGACACATGTCCTTGGAAAGATCCAACAGAAAGAACGTGAAGATACCACGAGGAAAGAGAGCCTCTTGAAAGCTGTCGGAGCTTTAGTCGATGTTGATTCTGAGGAGACGCTGGATGAATATGTCAAGGGAAAAGAACAAGGTTTAGAGAAGGAGTCAGAAGATGTGAAGATGGACCAAGAGAGGTGTGAGTTGCCAAAGGAATCCCATCGTCCAAGTGAGGAGAACAAAGAGACAGTTCAAGAAcaatgcaacaacaacagctccaTCACTCCATCCAGCTCTGTGTACAAAGGCAAAGGTATAATCCGGAGTGCTTCTTTTGGGAAGGCTCGAGTAACAGTAATAAGGACAAGTCTGTAG
- the si:ch211-234p6.5 gene encoding pleckstrin homology domain-containing family A member 7 isoform X2, producing the protein MEDPERVSQASSVATISYFPVRKESLGKVQAFGKRCQAAKRDPNCPVVIRGWLNKKDSSGLKLWKRRWFVLSNYCLFYYKDSREESVLGSIPLPSYKILLCSPRECKNRKFTFKVVHQGMRSYFFSADTQEDMLGWVRALSQSAAMDPESSMNRRCTSYQDFTQIRGSSESVDFPKAPSDGEGPAQKHRHVSRTLSEPSQLSGGRMGESQRGRRRARHRNSSPSDRTPSPPEFRRRAYAPHLEEDCDQNTPLTHMELMGMGSLTSRGHLGSRPHTPVGRVDIRPHDDLVLMPQTLYYTPSSPKLEFKSTPTTPGSERWQNLNKPTATYGSVHHPPSGRRLAKRCSAGAQTDLLPPLPPLSRAAHAPHPPHHHHHHHHHRSHVSVCVLPPAMAPKPDPRETPPIRPLESDADTVLTRLCGCDKLLQSLSVELAQLQMDKDSVQCALEVSRLQLDEWQSQGPRALDEALTHKALLQEDLVTIRARMCDVSLEMERVWSQYERMESELSVIRSHLQHICNFGMPQDQSQAQRELWMMEDILAGLKVNRDHFRFLLGLQRHHMFQSTAPHSVSPGSPAERQHSDLTTDVEQEPPVRPALPRELLQSQDRGHGYTESPYEGFYSPSVEAAQRRGRSHTDRRDASESQPDSSWNQPDTTKNIRMSEEEQIERMKRNQERLSHHKKPPIPAASAQSQGSEPREAPFPLRVTRVVTAVLPSSLVARRVSVEDPPAELDNSLPEQIPPEQSKTILNKLPRHLLLESPDNNWSSAAETHQDQPVKKTSRQQYPGALRSPKKKSRPDVRRAESTESSRYARVENGRISRDVMAAEQPSAPLTSDMDLELCLTPEQREAKLRRVKRIRERVIQSAVRESVTTCSQVATGEEGQEVPQMPPDKVRKQRIKSDSEKQPSVGGCENCEDNTRGPAQLQLSSGTSQDEDDRDGPVKKSQSQCKFGDKTKHNKDCSGRTGVAKARVKRPVSPYHISSMTVYQKDGGKGFVSCKVEEEKTLEEPSTDDSEAQSTSSDLRAKWFLSTNHWQGFIPLQMHGIESLCGEEMTDREQQPACSDDATDSGEMSSTVCESLEKMKENHSLFYKIACDISISDTDITKNDGNTNVQSPCGPEEEELLITEYVADDAERRPDHESSLCLPSDVNESSISTDDKFQSSTVGIQSKAAFNTSPAKETHVLGKIQQKEREDTTRKESLLKAVGALVDVDSEETLDEYVKGKEQGLEKESEDVKMDQERCELPKESHRPSEENKETVQEQCNNNSSITPSSSVYKGKGIIRSASFGKARVTVIRTSL; encoded by the exons ATGGAGGATCCGGAGAGAGTGAGCCAAGCTTCCAGTGTGGCCACAATTTCCTACTTTCCAGTCAGGAAG GAAAGTCTTGGAAAGGTGCAAGCATTTGGAAAAAGATGCCAGGCTGCCAAGAGAGACCCAAACTGCCCTGTAGTCATCAGAGGATGGCTAAACAAAAAG GATAGTTCTGGTTTAAAGCTTTGGAAGAGACGGTGGTTTGTCCTCTCCAACTATTGTCTGTTTTACTATAAAG acagcagagaggagtCTGTGCTCGGCAGCATTCCACTCCCGAGCTACAAAATCCTGCTCTGCTCACCACGAGAATGCAAGAACAGGAAGTTCACCTTCAAG GTGGTGCACCAGGGAATGCGCTCCTATTTCTTCAGCGCTGACACTCAGGAGGATATGCTGGGTTGGGTCCGAGCCCTTAGCCAGTCGGCTGCCATGGACCCAGAGAGCTCCATGAACAG GCGCTGCACCAGTTATCAGGATTTCACACAAATCCGCggcagcagtgaatcagtgGACTTCCCCAAAGCCCCCTCGGATGGAGAGGGTCCCGCCCAGAAACACAGGCACGTCAGCAGGACTCTGAGTGAACCCAGTCAGCTCTCTGGCGGAAGGATGGGGGAGTCGCAAAGGGGGAGGCGGAGAGCGCGTCACAGAAACAGCAG CCCTTCAGACAGAACACCCAGTCCTCCTGAATTTAGAAGAAGAGCGTATGCTCCACATCTAGAGGAGGATTGTGACCAGAACACACCGCTCACACATATGGAGTTGATGGGAATGGGTTCTCTGACCTCCAGAGGTCATCTGGGGTCACGACCTCATACACCAGTGGGACGGGTTGACATTCGACCTCACGATGACCTGGTCTTGATGCCACAGACTCTATACTACACACCCTCCTCACCTAAGCTGGAGTTCAAATCCACTCCGACTACTCCAGGCTCAGAAAGGTGGCAAAACCTAAACAAG CCCACAGCCACATATGGTTCAGTTCATCATCCCCCGAGTGGAAGAAGACTAGCAAAG CGCTGCTCTGCAGGAGCACAGACAGACTTACTGCCCCCTTTGCCTCCCTTATCGAGGGCTGCGCACGCTCCGCACCCAccgcaccaccaccaccatcaccaccaccaccgcagccatgtatctgtctgtgtgctACCGCCTGCAATG GCCCCAAAGCCTGACCCAAGGGAAACGCCACCAATCAGACCTCTTGAAAGTGATGCAGAT ACTGTGTTGACCAGGTTATGTGGGTGTGATAAGCTGCTACAGTCACTGTCCGTGGAACTGGCCCAGCTACAGATGGATAAG GATAGTGTCCAGTGTGCTTTAGAGGTGTCCAGACTGCAGCTGGACGAGTGGCAGAGCCAGGGGCCGCGGGCCCTGGATGAAGCGCTGACCCATAAGGCTTTGCTCCAGGAAGACCTGGTCACAATCCGAGCGAGAATGTGTGACGTGTCAttg GAAATGGAGAGGGTGTGGAGTCAATATGAGAGAATGGAGAGTGAACTTTCTGTTATACGCTCACACCTTCAGCATATCTGTAACTTTGGAATGCCTCAG GATCAATCTCAGGCTCAGAGAGAACTGTGGATGATGGAGGACATCTTGGCTGGACTGAAGGTCAACAGGGATCATTTCCGATTTTTGCTGGGACTACAGAGACACCACA TGTTCCAGTCAACAGCGCCACATTCTGTGTCTCCTGGCTCGCCCGCAGAGAGGCAACACAGTGACCTGACGACG GATGTGGAACAGGAGCCACCAGTTCGCCCAGCATTACCCCGGGAGCTCCTGCAGAGCCAGGACCGAGGCCATGGCTACACTGAGTCACCATATGAG GGATTCTACAGCCCCTCTGTTGAGGCTGCacaaagaagagggagaagcCACACTGACCGGAGAGATGCATCCG AATCTCAGCCTGACTCCAGCTGGAACCAACCAGACACAACCAAG AACATAAGGATGAGTGAAGAAGAGCAGATTGAGAGGATGAAGAGAAATCAAGAGCGGTTGAGTCATCACAAGAAGCCTCCCATACCTGCTGCCAGTGCTCAGAGTCAAGGTTCAGAACCACGAGAG GCTCCCTTTCCTTTAAGGGTGACCCGTGTTGTAACGGCAGTGCTGCCGTCCTCTCTCGTGGCCCGCCGTGTTTCTGTCGAGGATCCTCCGGCTGAGCTTGATAATTCCCTGCCTGAGCAGATCCCACCAGAGCAGAGTAAAACAATTTTGAATAAGCTGCCTCGGCATCTACTGCTGGAGAGTCCTGATAATAActggtcctctgctgcagaAACGCACCAGGATCAGCCGGTTAAAAAGACGAGCAGGCAGCAGTATCCGGGAGCACTGAGGTCTCCCAAGAAGAAGTCAAGGCCAGACGTGAGGAGAGCAGAGTCCACCGAGTCCTCGAGATACGCACGTGTAGAGAATGGAAGAATAAGCCGAGACGTTATG GCGGCGGAACAACCCTCTGCCCCCCTGACATCTGACATGGACCTGGAACTCTGTCTGACCCCCGAGCAGCGAGAGGCCAAACTCCGACGTGTGAAACGAATAAGGGAGAGGGTCATACAAAG tgCAGTCAGAGAGAGTGTAACTACATGCAGTCAAGTGGCAACAGGGGAGGAGGGGCAGGAAGTTCCCCAGATGCCTCCTGACAAAGTAAGAAAGCAAAGGATAAAATCAG ATTCTGAAAAGCAACCATCTGTTGGTGGCTGTGAAAACTGCGAGGACAACACGAGAGGTCCTGCACAGCTTCAGCTTTCTAGTGGAACATCTCAGGATGAAGATGACAGAGATGGACCTGTGAAAAAATCTCAAAGTCAGTGCAagtttggggacaaaacaaaacacaataaggATTGCAGTGGAAGAACAGGTGTTGCCAAAGCGAGAGTCAAGCGTCCGGTGTCACCCTATCATATCTCATCCATGACTGTCTACCAAAAAGATGGAGGCAAAGGATTTGTAAGTTGCAAGGTTGAGGAGGAGAAAACCCTTGAAGAACCTTCTACTGATGATAGTGAAGCGCAGTCCACGTCTTCTGATCTGAGGGCCAAGTGGTTCCTTTCCACCAATCATTGGCAGGGCTTCATACCTTTGCAGATGCATGGCATAGAGTCACTGTGCGGTGAGGAGATGACCGACAGGGAACAGCAGCCAGCGTGCTCTGATGATGCGACTGATTCCGGTGAAATGTCATCCACGGTGTGTGAAAGTttagagaaaatgaaagagaacCATTCCCTCTTCTATAAGATCGCATGCGACATCAGCATCTCCGATACAGATATAACAAAGAACGATGGGAATACTAATGTCCAGTCGCCATGTGGGCCAGAGGAGGAAGAACTGTTGATAACTGAATATGTTGCAGATGATGCGGAGAGACGGCCTGACCATGAGAGCAGCCTGTGTTTGCCATCAGACGTTAATGAAAGCAGTATCTCAACAGATGACAAATTCCAGAGTTCAACAGTGGGAATCCAGAGCAAAGCAGCATTCAACACCAGTCCAGCAAAAGAGACACATGTCCTTGGAAAGATCCAACAGAAAGAACGTGAAGATACCACGAGGAAAGAGAGCCTCTTGAAAGCTGTCGGAGCTTTAGTCGATGTTGATTCTGAGGAGACGCTGGATGAATATGTCAAGGGAAAAGAACAAGGTTTAGAGAAGGAGTCAGAAGATGTGAAGATGGACCAAGAGAGGTGTGAGTTGCCAAAGGAATCCCATCGTCCAAGTGAGGAGAACAAAGAGACAGTTCAAGAAcaatgcaacaacaacagctccaTCACTCCATCCAGCTCTGTGTACAAAGGCAAAGGTATAATCCGGAGTGCTTCTTTTGGGAAGGCTCGAGTAACAGTAATAAGGACAAGTCTGTAG